In Paracoccaceae bacterium Fryx2, a single genomic region encodes these proteins:
- a CDS encoding HAD family phosphatase, translating into MPQPQAVIFDIGNVLIEWNPERFYDSVIGPEARARLFAEVPLTEMNLEIDRGALFRETVYAMAEAHPRWADPIRLWHDRWIDIASPRIEHSIALLRALRAKGVPVFTLTNFGVHSFAYAQTQYDFLNEFDRLYVSGHMNALKPEARIYQMVEKDCGLDPATLLFTDDKPENVEAAAARGWQVHLFDGAAPWAQRLVAAGLLTETEARP; encoded by the coding sequence ATGCCGCAACCCCAAGCCGTGATCTTCGACATCGGCAACGTGCTGATCGAATGGAACCCCGAGCGGTTCTATGACTCCGTCATCGGGCCCGAGGCGCGGGCGCGCCTGTTCGCCGAGGTGCCGCTGACCGAGATGAACCTCGAAATCGACCGCGGCGCGCTGTTTCGCGAAACCGTCTATGCCATGGCCGAGGCGCACCCCCGATGGGCCGACCCGATCCGCCTGTGGCACGACCGCTGGATCGACATCGCCTCGCCCCGGATCGAGCACTCCATCGCCCTGCTGCGGGCCCTGCGCGCCAAGGGGGTGCCGGTGTTCACCCTGACCAACTTCGGCGTCCACAGCTTTGCCTATGCCCAGACGCAATACGATTTCCTGAACGAGTTCGACCGGCTTTACGTCTCGGGCCACATGAACGCGCTGAAACCAGAAGCCCGGATCTACCAGATGGTCGAAAAGGATTGCGGGCTGGACCCGGCGACCCTGCTTTTCACCGACGACAAGCCCGAGAATGTGGAGGCCGCCGCCGCACGCGGCTGGCAGGTGCATCTGTTCGACGGGGCGGCCCCCTGGGCACAACGGCTGGTGGCTGCCGGACTCCTGACCGAAACGGAGGCAAGACCATGA
- a CDS encoding YaiI/YqxD family protein codes for MAEGAIWIDADACPVKAEAERVAVRHGMRMVLVSNGGIRPSPNPLVESVFVPDGPDEADKWIAERVGPGDVVVTGDIPLAAKCVAAGALVVRHNGEALTPANIGNVLATRDLMQDLRSADPFRQGGGRPFSKADRSRFLEVLERLVRAAKA; via the coding sequence ATGGCTGAGGGCGCGATCTGGATCGACGCCGACGCCTGCCCGGTCAAGGCCGAGGCCGAGCGGGTGGCGGTGCGCCACGGGATGCGGATGGTGCTGGTGTCGAACGGCGGCATAAGGCCGTCGCCCAACCCGCTGGTGGAAAGCGTCTTCGTGCCCGACGGGCCGGACGAGGCCGACAAGTGGATCGCCGAGCGGGTCGGCCCCGGCGACGTGGTGGTGACCGGGGACATTCCGCTGGCGGCGAAATGCGTGGCGGCCGGGGCGCTGGTGGTGCGCCACAACGGCGAGGCGCTGACCCCCGCCAACATCGGCAACGTGCTGGCGACCCGCGACCTGATGCAGGACCTGCGCAGCGCCGACCCGTTCCGCCAGGGCGGCGGGCGGCCGTTTTCCAAGGCCGACCGCTCGCGCTTTCTCGAGGTGCTGGAACGGCTGGTGCGGGCGGCGAAAGCCTGA
- the fghA gene encoding S-formylglutathione hydrolase: MKTISENRAFGGVQGVYAHASDACSCDMTFGLFLPEEAETNPVPVVWYLSGLTCTHENAMVKAGAQKWAAEAGVALVFPDTSPRGPGVADDPAYDLGQGAGFFVNATEGAWAKHYRMWDYVTDELPRMLFSAFPVQEDRQSITGHSMGGHGALTIAMSFPGRFRSVSAFAPIAHPTACDWGRKPFAAYLGPDEAKWAAHDATLLMRKRGFDGPILIDQGAADPFLDTLMPEALAGAMMARRQNGAIRMQKGYDHSYFFVSSFIEDHIGFHAAALYG, encoded by the coding sequence ATGAAGACGATTTCCGAAAACCGCGCCTTTGGTGGCGTGCAGGGGGTGTATGCCCATGCCTCTGACGCGTGCAGTTGCGACATGACCTTCGGGCTGTTCCTGCCCGAGGAGGCCGAGACCAACCCGGTGCCGGTGGTCTGGTATCTGTCGGGGCTGACCTGCACGCACGAGAATGCCATGGTCAAGGCCGGGGCGCAGAAATGGGCGGCCGAGGCCGGTGTGGCGCTGGTGTTTCCCGACACCTCGCCGCGCGGGCCCGGCGTGGCGGACGATCCGGCCTATGACCTGGGACAGGGGGCCGGCTTTTTCGTCAACGCGACCGAGGGCGCCTGGGCGAAGCACTACCGGATGTGGGACTATGTGACCGACGAACTGCCGCGGATGCTGTTCAGCGCCTTCCCGGTGCAGGAGGATCGCCAGTCGATCACCGGGCATTCGATGGGCGGGCACGGGGCGCTGACCATCGCAATGTCGTTCCCGGGGCGGTTCCGCTCGGTCTCGGCCTTTGCGCCGATCGCGCATCCCACCGCCTGCGACTGGGGCCGCAAGCCCTTTGCCGCCTATCTCGGGCCGGACGAGGCGAAATGGGCGGCGCATGATGCCACCCTGCTGATGCGGAAGCGGGGCTTTGACGGGCCTATCTTGATTGATCAGGGTGCGGCGGACCCGTTTCTGGATACGCTGATGCCCGAGGCGCTGGCCGGGGCGATGATGGCGCGGCGGCAGAATGGGGCCATCCGGATGCAGAAGGGCTATGACCACAGCTATTTCTTCGTGTCGAGCTTCATCGAGGATCACATCGGCTTCCACGCCGCGGCGCTTTATGGCTGA
- the leuC gene encoding 3-isopropylmalate dehydratase large subunit, with product MTAPKTLYDKIWDAHVAHEAEDGTCLLYIDRHLVHEVTSPQAFEGLRMTKRTVRAPEKTIAVPDHNVPTTPGREIHIDNEESRIQVDALDRNARDFGINYYPVSDVRQGIVHIVGPEQGWTLPGMTVVCGDSHTATHGAFGALAHGIGTSEVEHVLATQTLIQRKGKNMKVEITGSLRPGVTAKDITLSVIGATGTAGGTGYVIEYCGQAIRELSMEGRMTVCNMAIEGGARAGLIAPDEKTFAYCMGRPHAPKGAAWEAAVAWWKTLYTDEGAHFDKVVTLKGEDIAPVVTWGTSPEDVLPITGVVPAATDFDGGKVEAAQRSLDYMGLTPGMKLTDIAIDTVFIGSCTNGRIEDLRAAAAILKGRKVKEGMRAMVVPGSGLVRLQAEEEGLAQIFIDAGFEWRLAGCSMCLAMNPDQLSPGERCAATSNRNFEGRQGRGGRTHLLSPAMAAAAAVTGHLTDVREMMAETV from the coding sequence ATGACCGCTCCGAAAACCCTGTACGACAAGATCTGGGACGCCCATGTGGCGCACGAGGCCGAAGACGGCACCTGCCTTCTGTATATCGACCGCCATCTGGTGCATGAGGTGACCAGCCCGCAGGCGTTCGAGGGCCTGCGCATGACAAAGCGGACCGTGCGCGCACCCGAAAAGACCATCGCCGTGCCCGACCACAACGTGCCGACCACGCCGGGCCGTGAGATCCACATCGACAACGAGGAATCGCGCATCCAGGTCGATGCGCTCGACAGGAACGCCCGCGATTTCGGCATCAACTACTATCCGGTGTCGGACGTGCGGCAGGGCATCGTGCATATCGTCGGCCCCGAACAGGGCTGGACGCTGCCGGGCATGACAGTGGTCTGCGGCGACAGCCACACCGCGACGCATGGCGCCTTCGGCGCACTGGCGCATGGCATCGGCACGTCCGAGGTCGAGCATGTGCTGGCGACCCAGACGCTGATCCAGCGCAAGGGCAAGAACATGAAGGTGGAGATCACCGGATCGTTGCGCCCCGGCGTCACCGCCAAGGACATCACGCTGTCGGTGATCGGCGCGACCGGCACGGCGGGCGGCACCGGCTATGTCATCGAATACTGCGGCCAGGCGATCCGCGAGTTGTCGATGGAAGGCCGCATGACGGTGTGCAACATGGCGATCGAGGGCGGCGCGCGCGCGGGCCTGATCGCGCCGGACGAGAAGACCTTCGCCTATTGCATGGGCCGCCCCCATGCGCCCAAAGGTGCTGCATGGGAGGCCGCGGTCGCCTGGTGGAAGACGCTCTACACCGACGAGGGCGCGCATTTCGACAAGGTGGTGACGCTGAAGGGCGAAGACATCGCCCCGGTCGTGACCTGGGGCACCAGCCCCGAGGACGTGCTGCCGATCACCGGCGTGGTGCCCGCCGCCACCGATTTCGACGGCGGCAAGGTCGAGGCGGCGCAGCGGTCGCTGGACTACATGGGCCTGACCCCCGGCATGAAGCTGACCGACATCGCCATCGACACCGTGTTCATCGGGTCATGCACCAATGGCCGGATCGAGGACCTGCGCGCCGCCGCCGCGATCCTGAAGGGCCGGAAGGTCAAGGAGGGGATGCGCGCCATGGTTGTGCCCGGCTCTGGCCTCGTGAGGCTGCAGGCCGAGGAGGAAGGGCTGGCGCAGATCTTCATCGACGCCGGTTTCGAATGGCGGCTGGCGGGGTGTTCGATGTGCCTTGCGATGAACCCCGACCAGCTTTCGCCCGGCGAGCGTTGCGCCGCCACCTCGAACCGCAACTTCGAGGGCCGTCAGGGCCGGGGCGGGCGCACCCACCTGCTGTCGCCCGCGATGGCGGCTGCGGCGGCGGTGACGGGCCACCTGACCGACGTGCGCGAGATGATGGCCGAAACCGTCTGA
- a CDS encoding DMT family transporter: MTAHPTPAPMSPARRAALAGILSAVGASCVFSVNDVSIKFLSGDYALHQVVLTRSLIGLAVMLAVVLPFSGGFAVLRTGKLRLHLIRGGFVVFSNLCYFLGLAAMPLADAVAIFFISPLMITALSVPMLGEKVGPRRWFAVCIGLVGVVVMLRPGSGAFQMATLLPVVSAFAYAMMHMMTRRMGGTESAVAMTFYVQLCFVQVSGAFGLAVGDGHLAAQSDASLAFLFRAWVWPAPGDWLIMLAIGVSSSFGGLLIAQAYKLCEAGLVAPFEYASMPLAIFWGVAVFGVWPDATAWMGIALICGGGLYMFWREALAARRERQEE, encoded by the coding sequence ATGACCGCGCACCCCACTCCCGCCCCGATGAGCCCCGCCAGACGCGCAGCACTGGCGGGCATTCTGTCTGCCGTCGGCGCCTCGTGCGTCTTTTCGGTCAACGACGTGTCGATCAAGTTCCTCAGCGGCGACTATGCGCTGCATCAGGTGGTGCTGACCCGGTCGCTGATCGGGCTGGCGGTGATGCTGGCGGTGGTTCTGCCGTTCAGCGGCGGGTTTGCGGTGCTGCGCACGGGCAAGCTGCGGCTGCACCTGATCCGCGGCGGCTTCGTGGTGTTTTCGAACCTGTGCTATTTCCTCGGGCTGGCGGCGATGCCGCTGGCCGATGCGGTGGCGATCTTCTTCATCAGCCCGCTGATGATCACCGCCCTGTCGGTGCCGATGCTGGGCGAAAAGGTCGGGCCGCGCCGCTGGTTCGCGGTCTGCATCGGGCTGGTGGGGGTGGTGGTGATGCTGCGACCGGGGTCGGGCGCGTTCCAGATGGCGACGCTGCTGCCGGTGGTTTCGGCCTTTGCCTATGCGATGATGCACATGATGACCCGGCGGATGGGCGGCACGGAATCGGCGGTCGCCATGACCTTCTATGTGCAACTGTGCTTCGTGCAGGTCAGTGGCGCCTTCGGGCTGGCGGTGGGTGACGGGCATCTGGCGGCGCAGTCGGATGCCTCGCTTGCCTTCCTGTTCCGCGCCTGGGTCTGGCCCGCGCCGGGCGACTGGCTGATCATGCTGGCGATCGGGGTGTCGTCATCCTTCGGCGGGCTCTTGATCGCGCAGGCCTACAAGCTCTGCGAGGCGGGGCTGGTGGCGCCGTTCGAATACGCCTCGATGCCGCTGGCGATCTTCTGGGGGGTGGCGGTGTTCGGCGTCTGGCCGGATGCCACGGCGTGGATGGGGATTGCGCTCATCTGCGGCGGCGGGCTTTACATGTTCTGGCGCGAGGCACTGGCCGCGCGCCGCGAAAGGCAGGAGGAATGA
- the leuB gene encoding 3-isopropylmalate dehydrogenase — translation MANPSLLILAGDGIGPEVMAEVKKIIGWLGARRGVTFDVTEDLVGGCAYDAHGAPLSDATMARAQAADAVLLGAVGGPQYDGLDFSLKPERGLLRLRKEMDLFSNLRPAQCFDALADFSSLKKEVVAGLDIMIVRELTSGVYFGEPRGIFPDNEGGRVGINTQRYTTNEIRRVARSAFELARRRNNKVCSMEKANVMESGILWREEVQWVHDNEYPDVALSHMYADNGAMQLVRWPKQFDVIVTDNLFGDVLSDCAAMLTGSLGMLPSASLGAPMANGRPRAMYEPVHGSAPDIAGQGKANPIACILSFAMALRYSYDMGEDATRVEKAVEKVLADGLRTADLMGPEGGAPISTSGMGDAIVAALDASL, via the coding sequence TTGGCCAATCCTTCCCTTCTCATCCTGGCCGGCGACGGCATCGGCCCCGAAGTCATGGCCGAGGTCAAGAAGATCATCGGCTGGCTGGGCGCCCGGCGCGGCGTGACCTTCGACGTTACCGAAGATCTGGTCGGCGGCTGCGCCTATGACGCGCACGGCGCCCCGCTGAGCGATGCGACGATGGCAAGAGCGCAGGCCGCGGATGCCGTGCTGCTGGGCGCGGTGGGCGGGCCGCAATACGACGGGCTCGACTTCAGCCTGAAGCCCGAGCGCGGCCTCTTGCGCCTGCGCAAGGAGATGGACCTGTTTTCCAACCTGCGCCCGGCGCAATGCTTCGACGCGCTGGCCGATTTCTCCAGCCTGAAGAAGGAGGTGGTCGCGGGCCTCGACATCATGATCGTGCGCGAACTGACCAGCGGGGTCTATTTCGGCGAACCGCGCGGCATCTTCCCCGACAACGAAGGCGGGCGGGTCGGCATCAACACCCAAAGATACACCACGAACGAGATCCGCCGCGTCGCGCGCTCGGCCTTCGAACTGGCGCGCCGCCGCAACAACAAGGTCTGCTCGATGGAGAAGGCCAACGTGATGGAATCGGGCATCCTGTGGCGCGAGGAAGTGCAGTGGGTGCATGACAACGAATACCCGGATGTCGCGCTCAGCCACATGTATGCCGACAACGGCGCGATGCAGCTGGTGCGCTGGCCCAAGCAGTTCGACGTGATCGTGACCGACAACCTGTTCGGCGACGTGCTGTCCGATTGCGCCGCGATGCTGACCGGCAGCCTCGGGATGCTGCCCTCGGCCAGCCTCGGCGCACCGATGGCGAATGGCCGGCCGCGCGCGATGTACGAGCCGGTGCATGGCTCGGCCCCGGATATTGCCGGGCAGGGCAAGGCCAACCCGATCGCCTGCATCCTCAGCTTTGCCATGGCGCTGCGCTATTCCTACGACATGGGCGAAGATGCGACTCGGGTCGAAAAGGCGGTGGAGAAGGTGCTTGCCGACGGCCTGCGCACCGCCGACCTGATGGGGCCCGAGGGCGGCGCGCCGATCTCGACCTCCGGCATGGGCGACGCCATCGTGGCGGCGCTTGACGCCAGCCTCTGA
- a CDS encoding AEC family transporter: MLPILLKTLPFFGLIGLGWWAGRVRFFTPEATAYLTKFVFYFALSAMLFRFAANLSLADIYDGPFVLAYLLGCFVVYGIAMAVALMRGIGMVEAAMEAQCAVIGNTGFLGVPMLVLLLGPEAAGPVLMVLAIDLIVFSSLITLIITGVRQGRMTLGTFRVLGMGLLANPMIVSIVLGLAWSGTGWAVPGPANEFLALLGAAATPGALFAIGASLATKSAERLAVAGWLSFCKLVLHPAAVAFAALVVFDVEPYAAGVMIAAAALPVAGNVYILAQHYGVAPQRVSAAILISTAVSILTVSAVIAWVTAV; the protein is encoded by the coding sequence ATGCTGCCGATCCTTCTGAAAACATTGCCGTTCTTCGGGCTGATCGGGCTTGGCTGGTGGGCCGGGCGCGTGCGCTTCTTCACGCCCGAGGCCACGGCCTATCTGACCAAGTTCGTGTTCTACTTCGCCCTGTCGGCGATGCTGTTCCGCTTTGCCGCCAACCTGTCGCTGGCGGATATTTATGACGGGCCGTTCGTGCTGGCGTATCTGCTGGGCTGCTTCGTGGTTTACGGCATCGCGATGGCGGTCGCGCTGATGCGCGGGATCGGCATGGTGGAAGCGGCGATGGAGGCGCAATGCGCGGTGATCGGCAATACCGGCTTTCTGGGGGTGCCGATGCTGGTGCTGCTGCTGGGGCCGGAGGCCGCTGGGCCGGTGCTGATGGTGCTGGCGATCGACCTGATCGTGTTTTCAAGCCTGATCACCCTGATCATCACCGGGGTGCGGCAGGGGCGGATGACGCTGGGCACCTTTCGCGTGCTGGGGATGGGGTTGCTGGCAAACCCGATGATCGTGTCGATCGTGCTGGGGCTGGCGTGGTCGGGCACCGGCTGGGCGGTGCCGGGGCCGGCCAACGAGTTTCTGGCGCTGCTGGGGGCGGCGGCGACGCCGGGGGCGCTGTTTGCCATCGGCGCGTCGCTGGCCACCAAGTCGGCCGAGCGGCTGGCGGTGGCGGGCTGGCTGAGCTTTTGCAAGCTGGTGCTGCATCCGGCGGCGGTGGCCTTTGCCGCGCTGGTGGTGTTTGATGTGGAGCCCTATGCCGCAGGGGTGATGATTGCGGCGGCGGCGCTGCCGGTGGCCGGGAATGTGTATATTCTGGCGCAGCACTACGGGGTCGCGCCGCAACGGGTGTCGGCCGCCATCCTGATTTCAACGGCGGTCAGCATCCTGACCGTGTCTGCGGTGATCGCCTGGGTTACGGCGGTCTGA
- the leuD gene encoding 3-isopropylmalate dehydratase small subunit, which yields MEKFSRITGIAAPMPLVNIDTDMIIPKQFLKTIKRSGLGVNLFDEMRYRQDGSEIEDFVLNQPAYRQAEIIVAGDNFGCGSSREHAPWALLDFGIRAVIAPGFADIFYNNCFKNGILPIVLPQEVVDVLMADARKGANARMTVDLESQTVTTSDGQSYPFEVDAFRKHCLINGLDDIGLTLEKAAAIDSFEAKAATLRPWV from the coding sequence ATGGAAAAATTCTCCAGGATCACCGGAATCGCGGCGCCGATGCCGCTGGTCAACATCGACACCGACATGATCATCCCCAAGCAGTTCCTCAAGACCATCAAGCGGTCGGGGCTGGGGGTGAACCTGTTCGACGAGATGCGCTACCGTCAGGATGGCAGCGAGATCGAGGATTTCGTGCTGAACCAGCCCGCGTATCGCCAGGCCGAGATCATCGTGGCGGGCGACAACTTCGGCTGCGGGTCCAGCCGCGAACATGCGCCCTGGGCGCTGCTCGACTTCGGCATCCGGGCGGTGATCGCGCCGGGCTTTGCCGACATCTTCTACAACAACTGCTTCAAGAACGGCATCCTGCCGATCGTTCTGCCGCAAGAGGTGGTGGATGTGCTGATGGCCGATGCCCGCAAGGGGGCCAATGCGCGGATGACGGTCGATCTTGAAAGCCAGACTGTCACCACCTCGGACGGGCAGTCCTATCCGTTCGAGGTAGACGCCTTCCGCAAGCACTGCCTGATCAACGGACTCGACGACATCGGGCTGACACTGGAAAAGGCGGCGGCGATCGACAGCTTCGAGGCGAAGGCGGCGACGCTGCGGCCTTGGGTCTGA
- a CDS encoding DMT family transporter — MPVVKSNLRGALMALLAFAIFATHDVVVKHLGSHYSAIQIIFFSVMFGFPLVTMMLMNDRSDGHLRPVHPWWTAVRTVSSLITGVSAFYAFSVLPLAQTYAILFAAPLLITLLAIPILGEKVGLRRGLAIVVGLAGVLIVLRPGAEPLSLGHLAALAAAVFSSLASVIVRKIGQDERSVVLLLYPMMANFVVLGCVLPFVYRPMPIEHVAMLGIIAAFGFVAMLLVIAAYRSAEAVIVAPMQYSQMIWAAIFGFLIFDESPDAYTLLGAGVIIASGLYIVLRESFGNVSKNNPVLRSKSRPETGLLPRISLMQRRFERSDDDA, encoded by the coding sequence ATGCCCGTCGTGAAATCCAACCTGCGCGGTGCGCTGATGGCGCTTTTGGCCTTTGCCATCTTCGCCACGCATGACGTGGTGGTAAAGCATCTCGGCAGCCACTATTCCGCGATCCAGATCATCTTCTTTTCGGTCATGTTCGGTTTTCCGCTGGTCACCATGATGCTGATGAACGACCGTTCGGACGGCCATCTGCGCCCGGTGCATCCATGGTGGACGGCGGTGCGAACGGTGTCGTCGCTGATCACCGGCGTGTCGGCGTTCTATGCCTTTTCGGTGCTGCCGCTGGCGCAGACCTACGCGATCCTGTTCGCGGCGCCGCTGCTGATCACCCTGCTGGCGATTCCAATCCTGGGCGAGAAGGTCGGCCTCCGCCGCGGGCTGGCGATCGTGGTCGGGCTGGCGGGGGTGCTGATCGTGCTGCGCCCCGGGGCGGAGCCACTGAGCCTTGGCCACCTGGCGGCGCTGGCGGCGGCGGTGTTTTCCTCGCTCGCCTCGGTGATCGTGCGCAAGATCGGGCAGGACGAACGGTCGGTCGTGCTGCTGTTGTATCCGATGATGGCGAACTTCGTCGTGCTGGGCTGCGTGCTGCCCTTCGTCTATCGGCCGATGCCCATCGAGCATGTCGCCATGCTGGGCATCATCGCCGCCTTCGGCTTTGTGGCGATGCTGCTGGTGATCGCCGCCTACCGGTCGGCCGAGGCGGTGATCGTGGCGCCGATGCAGTATTCGCAAATGATCTGGGCGGCGATCTTCGGCTTTCTGATCTTCGACGAGTCGCCCGATGCCTATACACTGCTGGGGGCGGGGGTGATCATCGCGTCGGGGCTTTACATCGTGCTGCGCGAAAGCTTTGGCAACGTGTCGAAAAACAACCCGGTGCTGCGGTCGAAAAGCCGCCCCGAGACCGGATTGCTGCCGCGCATCAGCCTGATGCAGCGCCGGTTCGAGCGGAGCGACGATGACGCATGA
- a CDS encoding ornithine cyclodeaminase — MTEIIGREAEAHLTWAGLMAALEAGHRMPRAEIGDMLLYRGRDTLLNRAAWIDGLGQLVKCATIFPGNGALGKPSVNGAVTLYSDTTGELEALVDFHLVTKWKTAGDSLLAASRLARPDSREIVLVGAGTVARSMVEAYSSLFPQAHFTVWNRSPAAAQAMADSLPNVTATADLQAAVGRADIICTATMSLSPLLEGTWLRPGTHIDLIGAYRPDMREANDEVLRRASIFVDSRATTIHHIGELKDPIARGVISDADVKADYYDMAEGVFRRQSPDEITLCKNGGGAHLDLMTAAYIAAAWRNR, encoded by the coding sequence ATGACGGAAATCATCGGGCGCGAAGCCGAGGCGCATCTGACCTGGGCCGGGCTGATGGCGGCGCTGGAGGCGGGCCATCGCATGCCGCGCGCCGAAATCGGGGACATGCTGCTCTATCGCGGCCGCGACACGCTGCTGAACCGGGCGGCCTGGATCGACGGGCTGGGGCAACTGGTGAAATGCGCCACCATCTTTCCCGGCAACGGCGCACTGGGCAAGCCCAGCGTCAACGGCGCGGTGACGCTCTACTCCGACACGACCGGCGAGCTTGAGGCGCTGGTCGATTTTCATCTGGTGACCAAGTGGAAGACGGCCGGCGACAGCCTGCTGGCCGCCAGCCGCCTCGCCCGCCCCGACAGCCGCGAGATCGTGCTGGTGGGGGCCGGCACCGTGGCGCGCTCGATGGTCGAGGCCTATTCCAGCCTGTTCCCGCAAGCGCATTTCACGGTCTGGAACCGCAGCCCGGCAGCGGCGCAGGCGATGGCCGACAGCCTGCCGAACGTGACCGCGACCGCCGACCTGCAGGCGGCGGTCGGCCGCGCCGACATCATCTGCACCGCCACGATGAGCCTCTCGCCGCTGCTGGAAGGCACGTGGCTGCGCCCCGGCACCCACATCGACCTGATCGGCGCCTACCGCCCCGACATGCGCGAGGCCAACGACGAGGTGCTGCGCCGCGCCAGCATCTTCGTCGATTCGCGGGCAACCACGATCCACCACATCGGAGAGCTGAAAGACCCGATCGCGCGCGGCGTGATCAGCGATGCCGACGTGAAGGCCGACTATTACGACATGGCAGAGGGCGTATTCCGCAGGCAGTCGCCTGACGAGATCACCCTGTGCAAGAACGGCGGCGGCGCGCATCTGGACCTGATGACCGCGGCCTACATCGCCGCCGCCTGGCGCAATCGCTGA
- a CDS encoding endonuclease/exonuclease/phosphatase family protein, translated as MFAAAAPAETLRIATWNAELTRAGPGLLLRDIAGGKEAQVLAAVAMLAALKADVILLTGVDYDHGLVALGALDAATGGAYPHRFALRPNTGMATGLDLDGDGRLGGPRDAQGYGRFSGEGGMAVLSRLPILADQARDFSAFLWRDLPGALLPDMTADVLAVQRLPTTAHWEVPLALPGGQTLRLLAWHATPPVFDGPEDRNGRRNHDEAAFWLRLLAGQLPMPPPEGPFVLLGDANLDPADGDGRREAMLALLAHPALQDPAPRGNSGRIEPGHAGDPALDTADFSARDGPGGLRVDVILPAAGLRVVASGVLWPPPGDPLAPVAAAASRHRPVWVDLEVP; from the coding sequence ATGTTCGCGGCGGCCGCCCCGGCCGAGACGCTGCGCATTGCGACCTGGAATGCCGAACTGACCCGGGCAGGCCCCGGTCTGCTGCTGCGCGACATCGCGGGGGGGAAGGAAGCCCAGGTGCTGGCCGCCGTTGCGATGCTGGCGGCGCTGAAGGCCGACGTGATCCTGCTGACCGGAGTCGACTACGATCACGGGCTGGTGGCGCTGGGCGCGCTGGATGCGGCAACCGGCGGGGCCTACCCGCACCGCTTCGCGCTGCGCCCCAACACCGGAATGGCGACCGGGCTTGATCTGGACGGCGACGGGCGGCTTGGCGGGCCGCGCGATGCGCAGGGATACGGGCGGTTCTCCGGCGAGGGTGGCATGGCGGTGCTGTCGCGCCTGCCGATCCTTGCCGATCAGGCGCGCGATTTCTCGGCGTTCCTGTGGCGCGACCTGCCGGGTGCGCTGCTGCCGGACATGACTGCCGACGTGCTTGCGGTGCAGCGTCTGCCCACCACAGCGCATTGGGAGGTGCCGCTGGCCCTGCCCGGCGGGCAGACACTGCGGTTGCTGGCCTGGCACGCCACCCCCCCGGTATTCGACGGGCCCGAGGACCGCAACGGCCGCCGCAACCATGACGAGGCGGCGTTCTGGCTGCGGCTCTTGGCCGGGCAACTGCCGATGCCGCCGCCCGAAGGCCCGTTCGTGCTGCTGGGCGATGCCAACCTCGACCCGGCCGACGGCGACGGCCGGCGGGAGGCGATGCTGGCCCTGCTGGCGCACCCGGCCCTGCAAGACCCGGCGCCGCGCGGCAATTCGGGTCGCATCGAGCCGGGCCATGCCGGCGACCCGGCGCTGGATACCGCCGATTTTTCGGCGCGCGACGGCCCGGGCGGTTTGCGCGTCGATGTCATCCTGCCCGCAGCCGGGTTGCGGGTGGTCGCGTCGGGTGTGCTGTGGCCGCCGCCGGGCGATCCGCTGGCACCGGTGGCCGCCGCAGCCTCGCGCCACCGCCCGGTCTGGGTGGATCTGGAGGTGCCCTGA